The Pedosphaera parvula Ellin514 genomic sequence GAAGGCGATGCGGTCCGCAGCAAAGTTGTTTCCGGGCAAACACGATTTCAGATCCTTTGCCGCCAGTCGCAACTATGAAGTGGAATCCACGGTGCGGACTTTGGCTCGGTGCGATATCAAGAAAAGTGGATCGCTTTTGACATTTATAATCGAAGGCGATGGATTCCTTTACAAAATGTGCCGCGGCATTGTTGGCACGCTGGTGCAGGTGGGGCAGGGGAAGATAGCGGCGGCGGACATCAAAAAGATTTTAGAAACCAGGGATCGGCGAGTGGCGGGAATGACAGCGCCCGCACATGGATTGGTTTTGTGGAAAGTGTTTTACAAATCAAAGGCCAAAGTGTCGGTGCCGAAAAAGAAGGTGGAACATGAACATAGTAATGGTTGAGCCGGAGATTCCACCAAACACTGGAAACGTTGCCCGGTTGTGCGCCGCCACCAAAACCCGGTTGCACCTGATCGAGCCTTTGGGTTTCAAGCTGGATGACAAACAACTGAAACGCGCCGGGATGGATTATTGGCAACAGGTGGAGTGGCGCCAATGGGCGAACTGGAAGACCTTTTGCGAGCAGTTGCCAGCAGATGCCCGGCTTTGGTTTGTGGAGTCAGACGGGCCCAGGCTCTACACCGAAGTGCAGTACCTGCCGGAAGATTACCTGGTCTTCGGGCGTGAAACCGCAGGGTTGCCGAAACAGTTGCTGAAGGAGAATCCGGAGCGTTGGTTGAGGCTGCCGATGTTCAATGCTGAGTCGCGTTCGCTCAATTTGTCCAACTGCGCAGCGATTGTATTATTTGAGGCACTCAGGCAGCAAGGCTTTGCCGGTGAGTTGAGATAAGTTTCTCAAATTCTGGCTTCGGCATCCTTTACGGTCTTGATCACCTTGTCAGCCGAATCCGCGGCCAGCAGGCCTCTCCGCACTTTGGGATCTCGCAGAACACGACTGATGCGTGCCAGCATTGATAGATGTTGAGTGACTGTTGGAGCAATCAATAGAAAGAACAACTTTGCTGGCGCGCCATCGATGGCGCCATAAGGTACGCCCGTTTGATGGCGGCCAAAAACCATGATGGGGCGATT encodes the following:
- a CDS encoding tRNA (cytidine(34)-2'-O)-methyltransferase, with protein sequence MNIVMVEPEIPPNTGNVARLCAATKTRLHLIEPLGFKLDDKQLKRAGMDYWQQVEWRQWANWKTFCEQLPADARLWFVESDGPRLYTEVQYLPEDYLVFGRETAGLPKQLLKENPERWLRLPMFNAESRSLNLSNCAAIVLFEALRQQGFAGELR